TCTTTTACTTTATCAAGCTTATATTTATTATTTATTACTAATCTATTTGTTTGGTTTGCTATCTTTGTTTCTTTATTTTCTTTAATATCAATAACATTGATTGTTTTATAGTATGTCCCTTTAGAACTTTTACCATTTTGATCTATTGCCTGTATAACTACTGTGTATGAACTCTGTTTTTCATAATCTGGTTGGTCTTTGATAATTAATTTATTTCCATCTATTATAAATGAACTATTACCACTACTTTGTAAGAAGCCAGAGAGAAATGAGAAAGTATGAGTGTCTCCAATATCTTCATCTACTCCATGTATTGTTGCGATAGTCGTACCTGGAGGAATATTTTCCTCTAATGTATAGCTGGATAGATAAAAATCAGTTGGTTCTTCATTAAGATCATTCACTGAAAGTGATACTCTCTTTGTATAAGTATTGCCACCAATATCTTCTGTTTTTATTCTAATTGTGTAGGAGGACTTAATTTCATAATTAGGCGAATTTTTAATTTTGAGTGAGTCATCAATAATTTTAAAATAATTATTATCTTTATCACCTTCACCACTAATTAACGAATATACAAAATCATCATTAATATCTTGATCAACAGTATTTAATTTAGCAATTGTAGTATTAGATGGAATATTTTCATCAAAATATGATGAAGATAAACTAATATCAGTTGGTGCTTCATTATATTCAAGAACGTCATTTACAGTTAATACTACATATAAATCATTTGTACTCAATCCGAATTGATCGGTTGCTTTAATAACAATTTTATATGAGTTTTTAGCTTCGTAATTTGGCGAACTATTAATTTTTAATTTATCACCCTTAATAGTAAAAAATTTATTATCGTATTTCTCCTCATATCCATCTACTAATGAGTATGTATGAGTATCAGATTGATTTTCATCGACTGCATATAATATTGCTACTGTTGAACCTGGACTAATATTTTCATCGAAGTTAGTTGTTGAAATGTACCAACTTGTTGGAGCTTTATTTGTATCAAACCCTGGAGAAAAAGAAATTGCCTTCTGCAGATTTAGGAAATTATTTGAATTAACTCTACCCTCTAGCCATTTATATTTATCTCCACTATTCATTAGTATTTGTTTTATTTCTTCTGGAGATAAAGAAGGGTTCTCAGCCAGAATTAATGCTATTCCACCCGAGACTAGAGGAGCTGCGCTTGAACTACCACTTACTGCTTCATAACGATTATTTGGAATAGTACTTAGAATTTGAGACTCTTTTCCAGAGTTGAAATCCCCACCTGGGGCAGCTATCGAGATGATATTTCCATAGTTTGAATAAGATGCAATTCTTCCTTTATTTGATGCAGCAGCAACTGAAATCATCCCTGGAATTTCAGAAGCAAAATCAGCAGGAATACACGTGAAATCATCATTACTACTAAATTCATTTCCTGCCGCGGCAATTATTGAACAACCTTTATCTGATGCATATTTTAAAACTGAGTACCATCCATTATAAAAGGCTGGTGCAATTTTTTTAAAGTCATTAAAAGAACCTTTATAATAATATCCACCTTCAACAATTTGTCTTCCAATATCAATTCCAAGTGAAAGATTTATAATATCAGCCCCGTTATCTGCTGCATATATGATTGCATCCCAAATATCTGAAACATAAGCCGTTTTAATTTCTTTATAATCAGAAAAAACTTTTAAGTTCATGAGTTGAACATCCCAAGTTACTCCTGCTACTCCTTTGCCATTATTTCCCTCAGCTCCAATAATTCCTGCTACATGTGTACCATGAATATTTGAGGAACTATGTGGATGAGGATTTTTATCATTGTTATAAAAATCCCAACCTTGATTATCATCTATATATCCATTCGAATCATCGTCAATTCCATTATTAGCGATCTCTAGTTTATTTTTCCATATATTTTTTTTTAAGTCTTCATGATTATAATCTATGCCACTATCTATAACTGCAACAACAACATTTGGTGATTGATTTCTTAACTTCCAAGCTCCTGGTGCATATACATCAGCATTATCAAATCCATCACCTTGGCCATGGTTTAGTAAGCTCCATTGTTCCTCAAATAGAGAGTCATTAGGAATGACTGTATTTTCATGGAATGTTTTCGTATCAACTTCTAATTTATAGGATTGGTTATTTTTATTCTCATAGTTAGTTATAGCAATTATATAACTGCCTGGATCTAATATTTTGAAGAAACTTTCTAAAATATCACTATTACTTTGAGAATTAAAAATATTTTCCCATTCCTCAATTTCATTGTTATATCTTAAGAGTACTAAATCTAAATCTTGTATAAAATCTTTTAATTTAAAATTTATATAGCTTCTTTTATAACAATCAAATTTGTGATATTTGTAACCTTGAGAGTTTACAGAATCATCAATTGAGATTATTTGATTTTTATCTATAGCTCCTAATTCATTTCCCCAGGAATCTCCTTGGAAATAATTTTTATCAAGATCAAAAGAAGTATAATTACTAAAATGTATTGCTTTTTGAGAATACCCTTCAATATATCCACTTTCGTTTCCTAATCCATAAGTTATTTTTGGATTAGGAATTAATACTATCTGTGCATTTGAATCATAATAACTTAATACTTTTAGCCCGTTTAAGTTTCTATGTGAACTACTGTCAATTGTACCTGGGTAATTAATGACTTCATCAAGGATATAATAGCCTAGATTATCTGTATTATTGAATGAATCCAAATATTCAAATCCATCAATAGGTGAATAATTCCAAAGTATTTTTTGCCCTGCATAATAGTTACCCCCTCCCCATAAGTTTGTTATAAATCCATCAATATAATAGAAATCTCCATTTCCATAAAAATATTTTCCCGATACTCTTGAATACGACATTAATAGAACAAATTACATAAAGAATGGTTTTTAATTTTGATAAACATAAAGCTGTTCTTATAAAAACTACTCTGAAGCTCTACTATTGCATATGCGTAACAGAGTAAATTGTTGGTTCCATGCTAATTTAAGCAAGTGTAGTGGTTGTTTTGAATTGTAAGTTGAGAAAAAGTAAATCATTGACCTTTTGTTTTATATTACACAATTTTTTATTAGTCTGGGTATAATTTATAGGAGTAACTATCATTTTGAATTTAAGTTTCTATAACAGCGGAAAGCTTACTAATGTAAGTGATCACGGTCCTTTTAATCGTACGATAGCAGTATATGGACTTGAAGTCGCAGGGCTAAGGGGAATTGGAGGTAATTCAGCTGTTGATGATGAGTTCATTCGAAAAGTAGCGCAAACAATAAAAATATTACTTGATCCTAATGGTAAAGATATAGATAAAAATGCACAATTAAATGCTATAAAAAAACTTAAAGAGATTGATACTTTACAGAGAGTAGGTGCTGGAGAATATACGTCGTATAACCCAAGATTAGATGATGGCAATTATTCAGGTTGGGATATAACTAATGATAGCCATTCTGTTACTGATTTTATTTGGCAATATAATCTTCCAGGCGAACCCATGAAAACAAGTAATGATCAAATCACAGAAGTCTTAGAACATTTACTGCATACTTTGGTTAGATTTGCACTTCCAGGTGCTTACCCTGATGTATTCTTATTAATTGATGAAAGAAGTGAAAACTATAAAAGTTATCAACAACCAATTTTATCTGGGTTGCTTTACGAGGCCGCTAAAGAAGCAATAAAGAATAAGGTATTTGATCCTTCTAGTTATTATCATCTAGGTCAAGACAGTTATGATTATTGGAAAACTGTAATGGTTGAGTATCAATATGCTCTCACTTTCGCTGAGTGGAATTATATTAAAAAATATGTCCAAGGTGGAAGTCTAGATCCTGAATGGTCTGATTCTTTTCTAACTGTTGATGCTATAAAAAATCATAATCCTTTGGGACATAAACTATTTGACGAGTATATTTCAAAAGTAATAGTAAAACCTTCTGAGTATCAACTTGAAGAAATGTTTAGAGCGGATAATTTAGGAATTTCTAATTATATCCCTGATAGTGAAGATTACCAATTAGACTCACTTTATACTTTGGACAATATCAAGGACTATGATGGTAATTTTCATGGATATTTGGGGGACAGTGCTTCTATTGAGGTCATTTCTGGATATAAGTATCAAGGTAAATTAGATGTAAACAACGATGGAATAATTGAAGCGATTTTTACCAATTCAGTTAGTGGAAGATGGGTAACAGCATCGATTGATCCAATTACAGGAGCCTTTGATTACACTAAGCATGGAGTAGGGGGAACAACAAGAATCGTAGGGATTTATCAGGATCCGTTAGTGGCGAATGGAACGGTTGAAAAAGACAGCGTTTTTGATGGTTCGAGAACGTTTATTAATGATTTAAAACTTGATAATCTCATTCTTAAAACCGTCGGAGACTTTGATTCTGATGGTTTTCAAGAACTTTATTGGAGCAAAGTGGATAATTCTGCCTACTTAAGAGCCGTAATGCATGCAGATGGCAATATTCAATACGCTAACTATCAAAATCTGCAGCAAATGACTGATTACTTAACTAGTAATGATTTCATTGATACAATTAAAATAATTGCATAATTATCTTAACGAGGCTATTAAATGACAACATATGTTTCTTCTAATGGATTAACAATACAAGAGTTAGTTGTAGGTCAAGGCCCAGAAGCTTCGTCCGGAAATCCTTTGATAGTTAATTATCTTGGAACACTTGATGATGGAACTGTTTTTGATAGTACTTATACTCTTAAATCACCTTTCAGCTTCCAATCAGGAGCAGGTATCGTTATTCCAGGATTTGAGCAAGGTGTTATTGGTATGAAAGTTGGTGGTAAGCGTAAGCTAGTTATTCCACCTGAACTTGCTTATGGAGACAAAATAAACGGATTAATACCTGCTAATTCAACTTTAAATTTTGAAGTTCAATTATTAAGTACATCATATGATCTAAAAAAGAATAGTACTTATGCTATCAATCCACCTTTCAAAGATTACGATGGGAATGTGCATGGGTATTTAAATGAAGCACCTGAAGATATTAAACCTCTCTATAAATATCAAGGCACCTTAGATGTTAATAATGATGGTGTTTATGAATTCATTTTTACTAATCAAGGAAGTGGGCGTTGGGCTACTTCATCAATAGATCCAATTACTGGATTTATTGATTCTACAGAGTATGGTGAAGGTGGTTCTACAAGAATTGTTGGCATCTACGAAGATCCTTTAGTTGCTAATGGTACTGTGCAAAAAGATAGTGATTTTGATAGCTCTAAAACTTTTTTCAATGATCTAAAACTTGATAATCTAATACTTAAAACTGTTGGAGATTTTGATGGGGATGGATTTCAAGAATTGTATTGGAGCAAGGTAGACAATACTGCCTACTTAAGAGCCGTTATGCATGCTGATGGCAATATCCAATACGCTAATTATCAGAATTTAGATCAGATGACTAATTATCTAACGAGTAATGGATTTGCAGATACTGTTGCTTTAATTGCCTAAGTCTCTAACCAGAGCTAAGTTACTTTTTCACCAAAAGGTAGATAATACTGACTATAGATTAATTGTTTACTAGATCATGAATATAGATAACTATTAATAACTAGTCGATTCAGTATAAAATATTTTATTTTGTTTTTAGTAATTTTCAATATAATTTCTTGATTTGAATTTATAGCTATTTACAATGTATTTATGGGTGGTTTGTGATTTTCTTATTTAATTTCGCATTGGAGTTCTGCCAAAGCTTCATTGGGAAGGCCAAGGAAAGTATCCAAAACTTTATTTCCAGTAATAGGAATTGTGGATATACCTACTAGCTTTCCTTTGCCATTTTTTTGAAGAGCAAGACCTTTTCCTTCATGTAATTTACCTTTTACTTTTTCTGTCGTAAGTGTGGTTTGAACTAATAAAGCAGGAAATTTAATTATAGCTCCAATACTAAAAATAAATTTGGATTCAAATTTCAATAACACTTCTCCAGAATTAATATCAACCGTTCCCTCTAGCTTATCCAAAGACATATCGATTTTTAAACCTGGAGGTAATGGAAGAGATAGAAATTTTGTTGTTCGTGATGTAAGAGCAGGAATTGAAAATGTTTTTGACGAAAATCTTAAGGAAAGGATACTGTTGCTTGGACTTGGAAGTAATGTTGCTTTACCTCCCCCTCCATAAGCATTGTAGGTAAAACTTGGATATGAACCAATTTTTAATCTACATCCATCTAAACTTTTAAGTTGCATGTGCTAATCAATAACTCATTGATGATACCCTCATACATAGATATCAATTATCTCAACTAAGTAAACAATAGCTAATCATGTAGAGATTAGTCCGCTATTTTTGAACTTACTTAAATTGATCGCATGAAGACGATCAAAGTAGTTCATAATTTTTTCTATAATATTACTGAGATCTTAGAAATTCAGCAGTTTTTTTAGCATAGTTATCTTTAGTTTTATTCTATGTGGGTACATTTTGATTTTTAATTAAATCATTATGTGCATTTGGTCATTACACGTATTATTAATGATCATATAAATTATAATAAAAAATTAAATATTTCTCTTGATGCCTTCAAATTTAACTCCAGATTGGTCTTCAGAATTTGAACACTATAAGCAATTATCTAGAGAAGTAGTTACCAATGAAGATATAATTAATTTTTTTAATCAGAACCAAAAAGCCTTTTATCTTGATAACTTTTCCTCCACTTGGGCTCAAATGATGGAAGCGTATGAAGCTAAAGAGAGTTTAAGTTCAGACCAATTAAATCAACTTGAAGAAATGCAATGGCAGGATATGCCTGAATCATTAAAACTTTTTGCATATGATTTTTGTATAAAGAATGGTTTTTGTTATACTGGTACATATAGTTAAACTAAGAATTATTTAGCTGTAATTGACAATATAAAGTGACTTTTGAAAAGATAAATTTTACTTATCTTTTCTTTTATCTTTTAACTTCTCTCTATTTGATAGCCATGATTTAAAGTTTTCATCTTCTACTTTTTCTCTCCACTCCTTTGATGAAATAGGCAGTTTTGTTTTATTCTTTTGCATTTTTATTTTCTTAAAGGTTAAATATAAATTTAAATAAGCAGCGATTACTAAAAGAAAGAGTAAAACAGTATTGATGCTCATTTTTCTTTAGCTTTTTAATTATTTGTATAAATAATAATCTAATTGATGCAAGAAGTATAGAAGCTAATAAGTCATAATAACTTCCTTTAGTCAGAAAAGTGATTATTAAGTCTTTAATCTAAACTTTTTATATAACTGAAGTGCTTTTAGATTTACAACTGATTCTACAAAACCTAAAGATTTATATATCTAGTATCTATTTGACTATTGAGTTGACTTAATCAGTAGTTTACATCGCTAGTATCCTTATCCTGGCCTCTGATATATTCAGTATGCGTATGGTCAAGGTTGCTAGCAGTGTTGTTCCATAACGTTGTAGGAATTGGGTATATTGTAAGAAGAGAAAAGAACTTGTAAATGATCTTTAGCTCAAGTTTTCCAACAAAAAGTAGACTATCTTGATCAGATAGAAATTTAAATCAGTAGTTATGTAGATGAAGTATAGCTACTAAATTTTGAAATAAAGAAAGTATAGATTGAAACTATTAATACTTTTAAAAGGTAGTGATTTATAAGCTTTATGAGCCATTATTAGAATTAATAGTTTACTTATCTTCCATATCTCGTAACTTTTTTGATTTTTTTATATAATATTCGTATAAAACCTTTTTAAGTAGCCATTAGTAGATAATTTCATCTTCTAAAATATTTTTTGAATTTTATTACAGTGAATTTTCAACCTCCTTTTAATTTTAAAGTTAATAAACTATTTTCTTTAGTTAGAATTATTAGTTTATTTTTAATCTTTTTCTTAAATACACCAATTTTACAAGCAATAGAGTTAGATTTAACTTCAGCTAAAAATTCAGTCGGAAATAGATTTGCAAGTAAATTTTGTGAAGCTAAAGAAGAAGGATTTTCTTTAGAATCTTCAAGTGAGTTTGCCTTAAATAATACTTATCTAAAATTTGTAGTTTTTCCTAATGATGAAGATTTTATAGAAGATCTTTGGGGATTTACTATTGGACGAATTAGAAAAAATTGTGGTGACTTTATGACTAAAAATGAAGAGATCGATTTAAAAGATTTCTTTCAAGAAGAGGGTGAGATTGCAAGTAATCGTGATTTATATTTGCCATATGAATGAATAGTTTTTATGACTTTATCGTTGTAGGATCTGGTATCTCTGGATGTACTTTTGCATCATCTTTGAATAAAAGATTTTCTGACGCTTCTATATTATTGGTTGAATATGGAAGGAGAATTGGAGGTAGGTCAACAACGAGAAAATCAAGAAAAAATAAAATTCTTGAATTTGATCATGGATTGCCATCAATTAGCTTTGGTGAAAACATTTCACAAGATTTACTTTCAATAATTTCTCCATTAATAAAGTCAAAAAAGTTGATTGATATAACTCAAGATATTTTAGTGATTGATCAATTTGGCGAATTATATCATGCATATAGAAATAAGAAAGTTTATAGGAGTTTACCTTTTATGATAAATTTTTGTGAGGAAATAATTAGTCAATCTATTAATCCACAAAATATAAATTTTTTATTTCAAACAATTACTAAATCGATAAGACGTAAGAATGATTTATGGGAGGTGGAAATTAATAATCAAAAGTTCCTTAGCTCTAAAAATCTAATTTTGTCCAGTTCTTTAATAGCACATCCGCGATGTTTAAGGATTTTGAATATTGATTCCTTGCCACTTCGGGATGCTGTTATAAAAGGTAATGATAAAACTTTAGATTCTTTACTTAGAATAACAAGCAAGCAAGAATATATAAAGAGAAAAAATTATATTCTGCATGTATTAAAGTCCCAAATCATTAGTAAATTTAATTACAAGTATTTACAAATACACTTTTCAAGATCTATTAGGGATGATTTTAATTTTGAAAGAATAATTTTTCAAGTTCAATCAGATGGATCTATGATTATAGTCCTACACTGTTGTTCTATTAATAGTTTATTTGATCGTGATTTCGATGAAATTATTGAATCTTTAATTATGATTTTTGATAAGCATAAAAATTTCTTAGATTTATTTTTGCAAGCAAACTTTTTCGATACAATGGATTGGAGAGCATCTCAACCTATTAATAATTTCGTGCCTAAGGAATTAAATTGGTCTTCAATTAGCAATATTGGTTTCTGTGGAGATTGGCTGGATTTTGACGGTTGTTCATGCGTAGAGGTCGCTATGAATAGTTCAATCAGCTTGGCCCAATCGATTGGCTGGAAATGATTCTCCTTAAAAATCATATAAAATGATAGATTTATCTAACTTATAAAATAATATTATTATACTTATTTAGTCTTTATACAAATTTCTTATCTTGATTTTATAAGAAAAATCTTTCAACTTATATATATTATAGTAAAAAAGAAATTTTCTTATCAAGACTTTCATTCATCAACTTAAATTTTTTATTATTTATACCATTTTAACTTGAATTTTTTATTTCATACCCAAAAGAAATTGATTGGGCTTTATTTTAATTTCTAAAAAAATAAATAATATTCTTTTTCAAAATTCATCTTGGAATATAAAAATATTTTAAGTTTATTAAAATTCCGAAAAAGACATGCATTAAAGCTTGCTTTCTTTGTGAGAAATAGATATACATAATTTGTATTCTTCTTTACTATGATTACGATCGTTTTTTTCCTTGTTCTTGGCTTGGCTGGGTGGACTGTCTCAACATTAATGAGTAAAGGGAAGCATCAAGAGGAAATTCAAAATGAGTTAGGAAATATACTTGAAAGCTTTAAGTATTTATCTGCTTCCATTATGGCACTTGTAAAGCTCTTGATGAAAGATTCTATAGCCTCTGCTAAAGATGATGACTTCGGACCTATGAAGTCTAATGTTATTGATTTACTCAAGCTTGAAAAGAAAGACAAAGAAGAAGCGGCTTGATTATTTTACTTTAAATTTTATTCGTATACTAAATAATTTGTTCAGTTAAATTCTAACTTCTTCGAATCCATGAAGGTGATCCTGAGAACCATTCTCCAAGATCATCTTCTTCTGGATTGTATGTTGAATGTGGGTCAGTTGAGCATAAATCAAGTCCATTTAATAATTCGTCTATTGGATTAGTGCTAAGTTTGTTTCTTTGGATATGTGATGCTTTTCGTAACCAAGAAGATACGTTTTGATTACGTGATGCATATTTGTTGATATAAATTCTTTCTTCAAGAGTTACTTCATTTCCATTACTTATTCTATTTAATATTTCTTGTATTCGAACGCGAGTAGAAGTTGTTAACATTCAGTTTATATATATTTTTTTAGTTTTAGCTTCAAATTGATAAAGTGCAAGTTAAGTAGCTAAAAATTTAGAATTTATTAAAAAAACACCTGTCAAAATTTTTTCAAAATGTGATGATTTCAAGATATCTTTCTAAATCTTTTTTTCTTGATTTCTCTTAGTCTCTTCCTTTTTTTAACTCTTTTATTTTAAAGGA
The sequence above is drawn from the Prochlorococcus marinus str. MIT 1013 genome and encodes:
- a CDS encoding S8 family serine peptidase; the encoded protein is MSYSRVSGKYFYGNGDFYYIDGFITNLWGGGNYYAGQKILWNYSPIDGFEYLDSFNNTDNLGYYILDEVINYPGTIDSSSHRNLNGLKVLSYYDSNAQIVLIPNPKITYGLGNESGYIEGYSQKAIHFSNYTSFDLDKNYFQGDSWGNELGAIDKNQIISIDDSVNSQGYKYHKFDCYKRSYINFKLKDFIQDLDLVLLRYNNEIEEWENIFNSQSNSDILESFFKILDPGSYIIAITNYENKNNQSYKLEVDTKTFHENTVIPNDSLFEEQWSLLNHGQGDGFDNADVYAPGAWKLRNQSPNVVVAVIDSGIDYNHEDLKKNIWKNKLEIANNGIDDDSNGYIDDNQGWDFYNNDKNPHPHSSSNIHGTHVAGIIGAEGNNGKGVAGVTWDVQLMNLKVFSDYKEIKTAYVSDIWDAIIYAADNGADIINLSLGIDIGRQIVEGGYYYKGSFNDFKKIAPAFYNGWYSVLKYASDKGCSIIAAAGNEFSSNDDFTCIPADFASEIPGMISVAAASNKGRIASYSNYGNIISIAAPGGDFNSGKESQILSTIPNNRYEAVSGSSSAAPLVSGGIALILAENPSLSPEEIKQILMNSGDKYKWLEGRVNSNNFLNLQKAISFSPGFDTNKAPTSWYISTTNFDENISPGSTVAILYAVDENQSDTHTYSLVDGYEEKYDNKFFTIKGDKLKINSSPNYEAKNSYKIVIKATDQFGLSTNDLYVVLTVNDVLEYNEAPTDISLSSSYFDENIPSNTTIAKLNTVDQDINDDFVYSLISGEGDKDNNYFKIIDDSLKIKNSPNYEIKSSYTIRIKTEDIGGNTYTKRVSLSVNDLNEEPTDFYLSSYTLEENIPPGTTIATIHGVDEDIGDTHTFSFLSGFLQSSGNSSFIIDGNKLIIKDQPDYEKQSSYTVVIQAIDQNGKSSKGTYYKTINVIDIKENKETKIANQTNRLVINNKYKLDKVKDYDGNPHGFIGSVPLKVNNSYKYQGTLDVNNDGNKEAIYTNHESGRWVTASIDPVTGDFDFSNYGEGGSTRIVGIYEDPLVANGTVQKDSDFDSSKTFFNDLKLDNLILKTVGDFDGDGFQELYWSKVDNTAYLRAVMHADGNIQYANYQNLDQMTNYLTSNGFADTVALII
- a CDS encoding FKBP-type peptidyl-prolyl cis-trans isomerase translates to MTTYVSSNGLTIQELVVGQGPEASSGNPLIVNYLGTLDDGTVFDSTYTLKSPFSFQSGAGIVIPGFEQGVIGMKVGGKRKLVIPPELAYGDKINGLIPANSTLNFEVQLLSTSYDLKKNSTYAINPPFKDYDGNVHGYLNEAPEDIKPLYKYQGTLDVNNDGVYEFIFTNQGSGRWATSSIDPITGFIDSTEYGEGGSTRIVGIYEDPLVANGTVQKDSDFDSSKTFFNDLKLDNLILKTVGDFDGDGFQELYWSKVDNTAYLRAVMHADGNIQYANYQNLDQMTNYLTSNGFADTVALIA
- a CDS encoding NAD(P)-binding protein, encoding MNSFYDFIVVGSGISGCTFASSLNKRFSDASILLVEYGRRIGGRSTTRKSRKNKILEFDHGLPSISFGENISQDLLSIISPLIKSKKLIDITQDILVIDQFGELYHAYRNKKVYRSLPFMINFCEEIISQSINPQNINFLFQTITKSIRRKNDLWEVEINNQKFLSSKNLILSSSLIAHPRCLRILNIDSLPLRDAVIKGNDKTLDSLLRITSKQEYIKRKNYILHVLKSQIISKFNYKYLQIHFSRSIRDDFNFERIIFQVQSDGSMIIVLHCCSINSLFDRDFDEIIESLIMIFDKHKNFLDLFLQANFFDTMDWRASQPINNFVPKELNWSSISNIGFCGDWLDFDGCSCVEVAMNSSISLAQSIGWK